One region of Pseudomonas sp. B21-040 genomic DNA includes:
- a CDS encoding pyocin activator PrtN family protein: MKTLFVLMAQYNGQVVIPLDRVCKDYFTHLTTDMFQRKVMAGQIRIPITRMEASQKSAKGVHITDLADYLDVQRAAAIKESNQLNSALRNSRII, encoded by the coding sequence ATGAAAACTCTGTTCGTCCTCATGGCTCAATACAATGGCCAAGTCGTCATTCCCCTCGACCGCGTCTGCAAGGACTACTTCACCCACCTCACCACTGACATGTTCCAGCGCAAGGTGATGGCAGGACAAATAAGAATTCCGATCACACGAATGGAAGCGAGCCAGAAGAGCGCCAAAGGCGTCCACATTACCGACCTTGCCGACTATCTGGATGTGCAGCGCGCTGCTGCGATCAAAGAGAGCAACCAGTTAAACAGCGCACTGCGCAATAGCAGAATTATTTGA